A genomic segment from Eisenibacter elegans DSM 3317 encodes:
- a CDS encoding 2-isopropylmalate synthase, translated as MSNQVYIFDTTLRDGEQVPGCQLTCDEKVEIAIALEALGVDVIEAGFPVSSPGDFRAVQEVSKVVQKPIICALTRANTQDIDAAVEALRYAKRPRIHTGVGASDVHIRHKFKSSRAEILELGVAAVRYAKRFVEDVEFYAEDAGRADWDFLAKMITAVIDAGATVVNIPDTTGYCLPEDYGAMIHHLKTQVPNIDRAIISVHCHNDLGMATANTIAGIQNGARQVEATINGIGERAGNASLEEVAMILKTHQKLKVHTRIHTPYLNPISQLVSERMRMPVQANKAIVGKNAFAHSSGIHQDGVLKNRENYEIIAPEEVGVASSAIILTARSGKHALRHHLERLGYACTAEKLQDLYQAFLQMADRRKDISDQDLQVLMRQCG; from the coding sequence ATGAGCAATCAGGTATATATTTTTGATACTACACTACGTGATGGCGAGCAAGTACCGGGCTGTCAGCTGACTTGTGACGAGAAGGTAGAAATTGCCATTGCCCTCGAAGCCTTGGGGGTGGATGTGATAGAGGCCGGCTTTCCGGTGTCTAGCCCGGGAGATTTCCGTGCGGTGCAGGAGGTGTCTAAAGTAGTGCAGAAGCCCATCATCTGTGCGCTTACCCGCGCCAATACCCAAGACATAGATGCTGCCGTAGAGGCGCTGCGCTATGCCAAGCGCCCGCGTATCCATACGGGGGTGGGTGCGTCGGATGTGCATATTCGGCATAAGTTCAAGAGTTCTAGGGCTGAAATTTTGGAGCTGGGTGTGGCTGCTGTGCGCTATGCCAAGCGGTTTGTGGAGGATGTAGAGTTTTATGCGGAAGATGCCGGACGTGCGGACTGGGATTTTTTGGCCAAAATGATTACAGCAGTCATCGATGCCGGTGCGACAGTAGTAAATATCCCTGATACGACGGGCTACTGCCTGCCGGAGGATTATGGGGCGATGATTCATCACCTCAAAACCCAAGTGCCCAACATCGACCGCGCCATCATCTCGGTACACTGCCACAACGACCTCGGGATGGCTACAGCCAACACCATTGCCGGCATCCAAAATGGAGCGCGGCAGGTGGAGGCAACCATCAACGGAATTGGGGAACGCGCCGGCAATGCTTCACTCGAAGAGGTGGCCATGATTCTGAAAACCCATCAGAAGCTCAAGGTACATACCCGTATTCATACGCCCTATCTGAACCCAATCAGTCAGCTGGTGTCGGAGCGGATGCGGATGCCTGTGCAGGCCAATAAGGCCATTGTGGGTAAAAATGCCTTTGCACACTCCTCGGGAATTCACCAAGATGGGGTGCTCAAAAATCGGGAGAACTACGAAATCATTGCTCCTGAGGAAGTAGGGGTAGCTAGTTCGGCCATTATTCTGACGGCCCGCAGTGGCAAACACGCCCTGCGCCACCACTTAGAACGCCTAGGCTATGCGTGTACGGCAGAAAAGCTGCAAGACCTTTATCAGGCCTTTTTGCAAATGGCCGACCGCCGCAAGGACATCTCAGACCAAGACTTACAGGTGTTGATGCGCCAATGCGGATAG
- a CDS encoding DUF4140 domain-containing protein, which yields MTRKGAFSLPAGNTTLVFEKLSAKLAPSSLQVKGTGAITILSVIHQIDYLQTQQVRQELEKLQEKQQAINQKLEFTQAKQAVLEREKELLTENKRIYNSQNGVNVTELEA from the coding sequence TTGACCCGCAAAGGAGCTTTCAGTTTGCCTGCGGGCAACACGACCTTGGTGTTTGAAAAACTTTCGGCCAAGCTCGCCCCCTCCAGCCTACAAGTCAAAGGTACAGGGGCCATTACCATCCTGTCGGTCATCCACCAGATTGATTATCTTCAAACACAACAGGTGCGTCAAGAGCTAGAAAAGCTTCAGGAAAAGCAGCAGGCCATCAATCAAAAACTAGAATTTACCCAAGCAAAACAGGCTGTGCTGGAGCGCGAAAAAGAGCTGCTGACAGAAAACAAGCGCATTTACAACAGCCAAAACGGCGTGAATGTAACGGAGCTGGAGGCCTAA
- a CDS encoding arsenate reductase family protein has product MRKKVYHLSTCQTCQKMMKAAGVDDSFEQQDIKTQALTEAQVEEMIALAGSAEAIFSRRSRQYQARNLKDQTLTEADYRRLILEEYTFLKRPVFLIGEQIFVGNAKAALEGIQAALKA; this is encoded by the coding sequence ATGCGCAAAAAAGTATATCACCTCAGCACCTGCCAAACCTGCCAAAAGATGATGAAGGCCGCAGGAGTAGATGATTCCTTTGAACAACAAGACATCAAAACACAAGCCCTCACCGAAGCCCAAGTAGAGGAGATGATTGCGCTGGCCGGCAGTGCAGAGGCTATCTTCAGCCGCCGCTCCCGCCAATACCAAGCCCGCAACCTCAAAGACCAAACCCTGACCGAAGCCGACTACCGCCGCCTCATTCTGGAGGAGTATACCTTCCTCAAGCGCCCCGTATTCTTGATTGGCGAGCAGATTTTTGTCGGCAACGCCAAGGCTGCCCTCGAAGGCATACAAGCCGCGCTCAAAGCATAA
- a CDS encoding cystathionine beta-synthase, with product MQYYNSIVDTIGNTPLVKLNKVTEGIRGTVLVKVEYFNPGNSVKDRIAIKMIEDAEKAGILKPGGTIIEGTSGNTGMGLALAAVSKGYKCIFTMADKQSQEKIDILRAVGAEVYVCPTNVAPEDPRSYYSVARKLNEEIPNSFYPNQYDNLSNRAAHYESTGPEIWEQTDGKITHFAAGVGTGGTISGTSKYLKERNPKMVTVGIDTYGSVFKKYKETGIFDENEIYPYLTEGIGEDILPKNVDFEMVDQFIKVTDKDAAIMTRRLAREEGLFVGWSCGSAAFGALEYAREHLKEDDVMVIILPDHGTRYLKKIYNDTWMRDHGFLEARDFATAQDIIRRKKSQGSRLITVKPEASVGEVIKLIHDEGISQAPIMDSQGHIVGSLTDSKVLRRIIENPELRQVTIQEIMDPPFTFVALNNTIDVLSSLINKDNKALLVRDENNQVHIITQADILMTMAA from the coding sequence ATGCAGTATTACAACTCCATTGTAGACACTATCGGCAATACGCCGCTTGTCAAACTTAACAAAGTAACCGAAGGCATCCGTGGTACGGTGCTCGTAAAGGTGGAATACTTTAACCCCGGCAACTCGGTCAAAGACCGCATCGCTATCAAAATGATTGAAGATGCCGAAAAAGCGGGTATTCTCAAGCCCGGCGGCACTATCATTGAAGGTACTTCGGGCAACACAGGGATGGGCTTGGCCTTGGCCGCCGTATCGAAGGGTTACAAGTGTATCTTTACGATGGCCGACAAGCAGTCGCAGGAGAAAATCGATATCCTCCGTGCAGTAGGCGCAGAGGTGTATGTATGCCCTACCAATGTAGCGCCCGAAGATCCCCGGTCTTACTACTCCGTAGCGCGCAAGCTCAATGAAGAAATTCCGAACTCGTTTTACCCCAACCAATACGACAACCTCTCTAACCGCGCCGCCCACTACGAAAGCACAGGCCCTGAAATTTGGGAACAAACCGACGGCAAAATTACCCACTTTGCTGCCGGAGTAGGCACTGGAGGCACGATTTCGGGCACCTCCAAGTACCTCAAGGAGCGCAACCCCAAAATGGTAACCGTCGGGATTGATACCTATGGCTCGGTGTTCAAAAAGTATAAAGAGACCGGTATTTTTGACGAAAACGAGATTTACCCCTACCTCACCGAGGGTATCGGGGAAGATATTCTGCCCAAGAATGTGGACTTTGAAATGGTAGACCAATTTATCAAGGTAACGGATAAGGACGCTGCCATTATGACCCGCCGCCTAGCCCGCGAAGAGGGCTTGTTTGTGGGATGGTCTTGTGGCTCGGCAGCCTTTGGCGCACTCGAATATGCCCGCGAACACTTGAAAGAAGATGATGTGATGGTGATTATCTTGCCCGACCACGGCACGCGCTACCTCAAAAAAATCTATAACGATACCTGGATGCGCGACCACGGCTTTCTCGAAGCCCGTGATTTTGCAACAGCGCAGGACATCATCCGCCGCAAAAAATCGCAGGGCAGCCGTCTGATTACGGTAAAGCCCGAAGCATCGGTGGGCGAGGTCATCAAGCTCATCCACGACGAGGGCATTTCCCAAGCACCTATTATGGATAGCCAAGGACATATCGTAGGAAGCTTGACGGACTCTAAGGTCTTGCGACGCATCATAGAAAACCCTGAGCTGCGCCAAGTAACCATCCAAGAGATTATGGATCCGCCGTTTACCTTTGTGGCGCTCAACAACACGATTGACGTGCTGTCGTCGCTGATTAACAAAGACAACAAGGCGCTGCTAGTAAGGGACGAAAACAACCAAGTACACATCATCACGCAGGCAGACATCCTGATGACGATGGCGGCTTAG
- a CDS encoding dipeptidase, with the protein MEQQTAYLEAHKDRFLAELFDLLRIPSVSAKSEHAPDVHRTAEFIRAKLAEAGADNAELCPTAGYPIVYAEKIIDPKLPTVLVYGHYDVQPPEPLELWHTPPFEPTVRDGKIYARGACDDKGQMYMHLKAFELMMQTNTLPCNVKFMIEGEEEIGSNNLEIFVKNNQAKLAADVILISDTGMIANDVPSIDIGLRGMSYLEVEVTGPNRDLHSGAYGGAVANPINILCEMIASLKDANNRITIPGFYDDVVEVSAEERALMAQTPFDEEAYKADLNIGAVHGEAGYTTLERTGIRPTLDVNGIWGGYIGEGAKTVLPSKAYAKISMRLVPNQQSDKITALFQQHFTSIAPPSVKVEVRPHHGGEPAITPTDTIAFQAASRAMEDTFGKKPIPTRGGGSIPIVALFEKELGLKTVLFGFGLDSDAIHSPNEHYGLFNYYKGIETIPLFFKHFAELSAK; encoded by the coding sequence ATGGAACAACAAACTGCTTATTTAGAAGCGCATAAAGACCGATTTTTGGCTGAGCTTTTCGACCTGCTGCGCATTCCTTCGGTGAGCGCCAAGAGTGAGCACGCCCCTGATGTACACCGTACGGCGGAGTTTATTCGGGCGAAATTGGCCGAGGCCGGTGCCGACAATGCGGAGCTTTGCCCTACGGCGGGTTACCCGATTGTGTATGCCGAAAAAATCATTGACCCCAAGCTGCCTACGGTCTTGGTATATGGCCACTACGATGTGCAGCCACCTGAGCCGCTGGAACTGTGGCATACGCCTCCTTTTGAGCCTACGGTGCGCGATGGTAAAATCTATGCCCGTGGTGCTTGCGACGACAAAGGGCAGATGTATATGCACCTGAAAGCCTTTGAGCTGATGATGCAGACCAATACCCTGCCTTGTAATGTGAAGTTTATGATTGAGGGTGAAGAGGAGATTGGCTCCAACAACCTCGAAATTTTTGTCAAAAACAACCAAGCCAAGTTGGCTGCTGATGTCATCCTGATTTCGGATACGGGGATGATTGCCAACGATGTGCCCTCTATCGACATCGGGCTGCGCGGGATGAGCTACCTAGAGGTAGAAGTAACAGGCCCCAACCGCGACCTGCACTCCGGCGCTTATGGTGGGGCGGTGGCCAATCCTATCAACATCTTGTGTGAGATGATTGCTTCGCTCAAGGATGCCAACAACCGTATCACGATTCCCGGTTTTTATGATGATGTGGTGGAGGTGAGCGCCGAGGAGCGTGCTCTGATGGCGCAAACACCCTTCGACGAAGAAGCCTACAAAGCCGACCTCAACATCGGAGCCGTACACGGCGAAGCAGGCTATACCACTCTGGAGCGCACCGGTATCCGTCCTACGCTCGACGTAAACGGCATCTGGGGAGGCTATATCGGGGAGGGTGCCAAAACGGTATTGCCCTCAAAAGCCTATGCCAAAATCAGTATGCGCCTTGTGCCCAATCAGCAGTCTGACAAAATCACGGCGCTGTTTCAACAGCATTTTACATCCATAGCGCCCCCTTCGGTAAAAGTAGAAGTACGGCCACACCACGGCGGCGAGCCGGCCATCACGCCTACAGATACCATTGCTTTCCAAGCCGCCAGCCGTGCGATGGAAGATACCTTCGGCAAGAAGCCCATCCCTACCCGTGGGGGCGGCAGCATTCCGATAGTGGCCTTGTTTGAGAAAGAACTGGGCTTGAAAACCGTACTCTTTGGCTTTGGCCTCGACTCCGATGCCATCCACTCGCCCAACGAACACTACGGCCTATTCAACTATTATAAGGGTATCGAAACCATTCCGTTGTTCTTCAAACACTTTGCGGAACTTTCGGCCAAGTAA
- a CDS encoding carboxymuconolactone decarboxylase family protein encodes MHPLIEEFNDYRQRMNDKILSADNKVLKRFFNLDTNTYAPGALDVLTKEAIGLACSMVLRCDDCIRYHLGKCHEAGMNTEQVFEVFAIANIIGGSIVIPHLRRAVEYWEALQSPNPTTV; translated from the coding sequence ATGCATCCACTCATCGAAGAGTTTAATGACTACCGTCAGCGTATGAATGATAAGATTCTGTCTGCTGACAACAAAGTGCTCAAGCGCTTCTTCAACCTTGATACCAATACTTATGCTCCGGGCGCACTGGATGTGTTGACCAAGGAGGCCATTGGCTTGGCTTGCTCCATGGTACTGCGCTGTGATGACTGCATCCGCTATCATTTGGGCAAATGCCACGAAGCCGGTATGAATACCGAACAAGTCTTTGAGGTTTTTGCTATTGCCAATATCATCGGCGGCTCTATTGTGATTCCACACCTACGCCGTGCGGTAGAATATTGGGAAGCCCTACAATCTCCTAACCCTACCACAGTATGA
- a CDS encoding cytochrome c oxidase subunit 3 — MQEEENQYPKFSDLEPQERPEKGLFRRREPLQFLLWLAIFSMSLGFFSLTATYVYKRIQGVWTRFDLPPAFWLSTAVIMASSYTLYLANVAFQEEQFKRFRSYILFTLSLGIGFMVLQAEGWRELIVQGVWLKGAVSGSFVYVLSGLHMAHLAGGVIFLMVILIEAVRHTSYVDSFVYSVNPPNQLRLKLLTIYWHFVDVLWLYLFVFLLLNHWL, encoded by the coding sequence ATGCAAGAAGAAGAAAATCAATACCCCAAATTCTCTGACTTAGAGCCTCAAGAGCGACCCGAAAAGGGGCTTTTCAGGCGGCGCGAGCCTTTACAGTTTTTGCTTTGGCTGGCGATTTTCAGTATGAGCCTCGGTTTTTTTTCGCTAACAGCCACATATGTATACAAGCGCATACAAGGTGTGTGGACACGTTTTGACCTACCACCGGCTTTCTGGCTCAGTACAGCAGTCATTATGGCCAGCAGTTATACCTTGTATCTGGCCAATGTGGCTTTTCAGGAGGAACAATTCAAGCGTTTTCGCTCTTATATTTTGTTTACCTTGAGCTTAGGCATCGGCTTTATGGTATTGCAGGCCGAAGGTTGGCGCGAGCTGATAGTGCAGGGTGTATGGCTCAAGGGTGCGGTCTCGGGGTCTTTTGTGTATGTGCTCTCAGGCCTACATATGGCTCACTTGGCCGGCGGAGTGATTTTCCTGATGGTAATCCTTATCGAGGCCGTCCGGCATACTTCTTATGTCGACTCGTTTGTCTATAGTGTGAACCCTCCCAATCAATTACGGCTCAAACTTTTGACCATTTACTGGCATTTTGTCGATGTACTTTGGCTATATTTGTTTGTGTTCTTGCTTCTGAATCATTGGCTGTAA
- a CDS encoding HNH endonuclease yields the protein MDNVASCCELCGREAPLTFHHLIPKALHKKAFYQKRYTKEEMQTTGLMICQQCHSTIHRFFDLKDLGKFYHSKALLLTDERFASYIAWAKKQH from the coding sequence ATGGATAATGTTGCTTCATGTTGTGAGCTTTGCGGACGCGAAGCTCCGCTGACTTTTCACCACCTTATCCCCAAAGCGCTTCACAAAAAAGCATTTTACCAAAAACGCTATACCAAGGAGGAAATGCAAACAACAGGCCTGATGATTTGCCAGCAGTGCCACAGTACTATCCACCGATTTTTTGATTTGAAGGACTTGGGTAAGTTTTATCACAGCAAAGCCCTACTCCTAACCGATGAGCGCTTTGCCAGTTATATTGCTTGGGCAAAGAAGCAGCATTGA